The genomic DNA GCGCGAGGCCGGGCGCGAGCCGATATTCAGGCCCGCGATCTCGTTGATGGGCGTGGCGGCGAAGAAGTACTGCGCGAAGCCGGGGGTGTCGTAGACCAGGGAGCGATAGGCGCGCTGCGCCGCCTCGGACAGGTGCGACACGACGTCGCCATAGCGCGCCATGTAGGCGTCCTCGTCGCTGGCCGCGCGCGAACGCGGCGCCTGGCTGGCTTCCAGCGTGGCCGAGACCAGCAGCTCCAGGTGCCAGCGGCCCACTTCGGCATCCTTGTACTTGCTCTGGATGACCTCGCCCTGCTCGGTCAGGCGGATCTGCCCGGCGACCGTGCCGGGCGGCTGCGCCAGGATGGCATCGAAGCTGGAGCCGCCGCCGCGTCCCACCGTGCCGCCGCGGCCGTGGAAGAGCCGCAGCGCGATGCCGCGTTCGTTGAACACGTCCACCAGCGCGCGTTCGGCCTGGTAAAGCGCCCAGTTCGAGGTCAGGAAGCCGCCGTCCTTGTTGCTGTCCGAATAGCCCAGCATGACTTCCTGCACGCCGCCCTGGGCGCCGCGCACGCGGGCGCGCACCTCGGGCAGGTCCAGGAAGCGGGCCATGATGTCCGGACCGTTCTCCAGGTCGGGAATGGTTTCGAAGAGCGGCACCACCATCAGGCCGCCATCGGGCGCGGGGCTGCCGTCGGCGCCCGGCGCGGGCAGCAGGCCGGTTTCCTTCTGCAGCACCAGCACTTCCAGCAGGTCGCTCAGGGTTTCGGTGTGCGAGACGATGGTCTGGCGCAGGGCGGCCTCGCCGTAGCGGGCGCGGCCCTCGGCGGCGGCGCGCAGCACGGCCATCTCGCGGCGCGTTTCCTCGCTGTATTCGATCCAGGGCGAGGCCAGCGGACGCCCTTGCGCGAGTTCGGCGCGCAGGAGCGCGACGCGTTGGGCTTCGTCCAGGCTGGCGTAGTCCAGCAGCGCGCCCTCGTGCTGGACGCCGGCGCGCTGGAAGAGTTCGGTCAGGGTGCGCTCATGCACATCCGAGCTCTGGCGCAGGTCCAGCGTGGCCAGGTGGAAGCCGAAGACCTCGACGGACTGGCGCAGCGCGTTCAGGCGCAGGCGGGCGACGGGCGCGCCGTGGTGGGCCGCGAGCGACTCGGCCAGCACGGCCAGGTCGGCAGCCAGCTCGGCGGGGGCGGCATAGGCGGGCGCGGGGCGCGTGGGCCGGCGCGCCAGGTCCTGGCCGGTCAACGCCTGCGCCGTGGCGGCGACGCGGTTGTACATGCCCACCAGCGCGCGCCGATAGGGCTCGTCACGGCGGTGCGGCGAATCGTCGCCGCCTGTCTCGCCCAATGCCAGCAGGGCCGGCGATACCTGCGTGAGCCAGCGGGTGGCGGAGAGCTCCTGGCCCAGCGCATGGACTTCCAGCAGGTAATGGTCGAACAGCACGGTGGCCTGGCGCAGCAGGGCGTGCTCCAGCGTCCCGGCATCGACGTTCGGGTTGCCGTCGCGATCGCCGCCGATCCAGCTGCCCATGCGCAGGAAGGGCTGCAGCGGTTCGGGCGCGGCGGCGAAGGGCGAGCGGGGCTCGCCTTCCACCAGCCGCGCCAGATCCGCATACAGCCGCGGGATCACGGGCAGGAAGGTGCTGCGGTAGTAGGACAGCGCGTTCTCGATCTCGTCGGCCACGGTCAGGCGCGACTCGCGCAGCATGCGGGTCTGCCACAAGGTGGTGATGCGGCCCAGCAGCTCCAGGTCGATGTCCTCGCGTTCGGACCCCGTCAGCTCGCCTTCGCGGCGCGCCAGCGCCTGGGCGATCAGGCGGTGCAGGTCCAGCGTGCTCTTGCGTTGCACTTCGGTGGGGTGGGCGGTCAGCACGGGCACCACGCAGGCGTCGGCCAGCAGCTTGCGCAGGCGCGCGCCCGTCACCCCCTGTTCCTTCAGCACCGCCAGGGCGCCGCGCACGCTGCCGCGCGCGGGCGCGGTCTGCGCCAGCGTGTCGGCGCGCTGCTGCTTGTTCTGTTCGTGGTCCTCGGCGATGTTGGCCAGGTGCAGGAAGTAGCTGAAGGCGCGCGCGACGGCGTTCGCGTCTTCGCCGCGCAGCTGGCCCACCTTGTCACGCATGCGGCGCGCGTCGGCCGCGCGGCCTTCGCGCCGGAAGCGCACGGCCGAGCGGCGCAGCGTCTCGATGGTGTCGAAAGCGGGCTTGCCCTCGCATTCCTTGATGACTTCGCCAAGCAGCCGGCCCAGCAGCCGGATGCCGTCGCGCAGGGGTTCATCGGAAGAGGACTGCGGGCGGGGCGTGCGCAAGGCGGGTCTCCAAAGGGCCGGTCAGGCTGATCTTGTCTTGTTTGAACGAGGACGCGGGTTGCTGCGGAAGCGGGATCGCGGGGAAAGTATGGCACTTTTTGGCGGTGGGCCGCCGCGAGACGGAAAGCAGGCCCCTTGGGGGCGGCAAGCCGGCGCCGCGGCAGGGGTTCGACGGGCCTGCCGCCGTAGCGGTACAGTGCGCCTGATCTCATTGCTTCAGGAAGTGCCTCATGTCCGCTCCCTCTCCCGCTGTCCTGTCCGCCGAGCGCCGCGCGCTGGTGCTGTTTTCCGGCGGCCAGGACTCCTCGACCTGCCTGGCCTGGGCCTTGTCGCGCTATGCGCACGTGGAGACGGTGGCTTTCGACTACGGCCAGCGCCATCGCATCGAGCTCGATGCGCGGCTGGAGGTGCTGGCCGGCGTGCGTGCGCAGTTCCCCGAATGGGCTGCCCGCCTGGGCGAGGACCACCTGCTGGACCTGGGCGTGCTGGGCCAGGTGTCGGATACGGCGCTGACCCAGGACCGCGCCATCGAGATGCAGGCCAACGGCCTGCCCAATACCTTCGTGCCTGGCCGCAACCTGCTTTTCCTGACGCTGGCCGCGGCGCTGGGCTACCGCCGTGGCCTGGACGTGCTGGTGGGGGGCATGTGCGAGACGGATTTTTCCGGCTATCCCGACTGCCGCGACGACACCATCAAGGCGCAGCAGGTTGCACTGGGCCTGGGCATGGGCACGCGCGTGCTGATCGAGACGCCGCTGATGTGGCTGGACAAAGCCCAGACCTGGGCGTTGGCCCGCGCGCTGGGCGGCGATGCGCTGGTCGACTTGATCGTCGAGCGCAGCCACACCTGCTACCTGGGCGAGCGCGGCGCGCGCCATGGCTGGGGCTACGGTTGCGGCACGTGTCCGGCCTGCGCGCTGCGCGCGCAGGGATGGCTGAAGTGGCGCCAGGCCTGACCCTGGCCCGGGGCGGCCGCCGGGTCAGCGAGGGGGGCTGACCAGGCAGCCGGAGGCCGTGTTCGCGGCGATTTTCCTGGCGTGCTTGGCGCCCTCGACGCCCAGGATATCGGGCAGCGAGACGTTGTTCTTCGCGGCAATGACTTCGGCCAGGATCGAGATGGCGATTTCGGGGGGCGTCTTGCTGCCGATGTAGATGCCGGCCGGCCCGCGCAGGCGCGCAACCTGGGCCAGCGTCAGGTCGAACGCCAGCAGGCGCTCGCGGCGTGCCTCGTTGTTGCGCCGCGATCCCAGCGCGCCGATGTAGAAAGCCGGGGTGCGCAGCGCTTCCATCAGCGCCAGGTCGTCGAGCTTGGGATCGTGCGTGAGCGTGATGACGGCGCAACGCTCGTCCAGGTTCATGGCCATGACCACGTCATCGGGCATGTCGCGCACGAGCTCGACACCCTGCACGGGCCAGTTGTCTGCGTATTCCTCGCGCGGGTCGCAGACCGTGACGCGGAAATCCAGGCCCAGGGCGGCCTGGCACAGGTATTCCGACAGCTGTCCAGCGCCGATCACCAGCATGCGATAGCGCGGTCCGTGCACCGTGATCAGGTGCTCGCCGTCGAATGCCAGCATGTCCCGGGCGCTGGCGCGGGTGAGCGTGGCGCTGCCGGTTTTCATGTCCAGCGTGCGCTGCACGAGCTCGCCGGCCTGCACGCGCGCCAGCAGGGCGTCGATGCCGCTGGCGGCGGTGAGGGGTTCCATGACGAGCTGGATGGTGCCGCCGCAGGGCAGGCCGAAGCGGTGCGCTTCGTCGGCGCTGACGCCGTAGCGCAACGATTGCGGCAGGCCATCGGTGATGCCCTGGCGGCGCACGCGGTCGATGATGTCGTCCTCGATGCAGCCGCCCGAGACCGAGCCTGTCACGGCGCCGTCCTCGCGCACGACCAGCATGGCGCCTTCGGGCCTGGGCGACGAGCCCCAGGTCTGCACCACCGTGACCAGCAGGGCGCGGCGCCCCTGGGCCAGCCACTGGTTGCTGCGGTGGAGGACTTCGAGGTCGACGCTATCCATGGGGCGCTGCCTGTGTTGCGAGGCCTGGGCGATCAGGAACGGTAGTCGGCGTTGATGCTGACGTACTCGTGCGAGAAGTCGCAGGTGTAGACCGTGTCGGCCACGTGGCCGCGGCCCAGCGCGATGCGCACCAGGATCTCGGCCTGCTTCATGACGCGCTGCCCGTCTTCCTCGCGGTAGTCGGGATTGCGGCCGCCGCCGGTGGCGACCAGCACGTCGTCCAGCCACAGCCGCACGGTGGCGGTGTCGAGGTCGGCGATGCCGGCGTAGCCGACGGCGGCCAGGATGCGGCCCAGGTTGGGGTCCGAGGCGTAGAAGGCGGTCTTGACCAGGGGCGAGTGGGCGACGGCATAGGCCACCTTGAGCGCTTCCTCGGTGTCGGCGGCTTCCTCGACGCGGATGGTCATGAACTTCGTGGCGCCTTCGGCGTCGCGCACGATCTTCTGTGCAAGATCGGTGGCGGCCGCTGCCAGCGCTGCGCGCACGGCGGGAAAGTGGGGGTCCTGGCGGCTTTCGATCGACAGGCCGCTTTTGCCGGTGGCGATGACGATGAACGAATCGTTGGTGGACGTATCGCCGTCGACGGTGATGCGGTTGAAGGACACGTCGGCCAGTTCGCGCGCCAGTTCGGTCAGCAGCGGCTGGGCGATGCCGGCGTCGGTGGCCAGGTAGCCCAGCATGGTGGCCATGTTGGGACGGATCATGCCCGCGCCCTTGCTCACGCCGGTGATGGTGACCGTCTTGCCGTCCAGCGCGTGGCGCGAGGAGTGGATCTTGGGCAGCGTGTCGGTGGTCATGATGCCGTGCGCGGCTTGCACCCAGTTGTCCGGGCCCAGCTTGCCGATGGCGGCGGGCAGGCCGGCCACGATGCGGTCGACCGGAAGCTGCTCGAGGATGACGCCGGTGGAGAAGGGCAGCACCTGGCGGGCGTCGAGCTGCAAGGCCTTGGCCAGCGCGTCGCAGGTGGCGTTGGCCGCGGCCAGGCCTTGCGGACCGGTGCCGGCATTGGCGTTGCCGGTGTTGATGACCAGCGCGCGGATGGGCAGCCCTGCCGACAGGTGGGCTTCGCAGACCTGGACGGGCGCGGCGCGGAAACGGTTGCGGGTGAAGACGCCTGCGACGGTGCTGCCCTCGGCAAGGCGGAATACGGTGAGGTCGCGCCGGTTGGCCTTGCGCACACCGGCTTCGGTGACGCCGATCTCCACGCCCGGAACGGCGAAAACGTCGGAATCGTCAGGAATGTTCAGGTTGACCGCCATGCTGCGTCTCTATGGTTTTGGTGACAGGAAGGAGTGCGTCCTTGATCCCCCATTATGACCAATCCTGGCAGGGCATGCATGTCCGCGGGACGTCATCGTCCACTGCCGGCGATGCCTGTCATGCCGTATCCTGTCGCTTTTCGCGATGTGAGAGCACCATGAATCCACGTTTCGCCAACGTGCGCCGCCAGGTCCCGGTGGCATGCCTGGCCGCCTTGCTGGCCCTGGCCGGATGCAGCTTGCCGCCCCTGTCGGGCGGGAACGGGGCGGGCGTGCCACGCTATGCCGCGACGGCGGAGGTCGCGCAGAAAATCGAGGGCGGGAAAGGCGTGAGCGGCGTGCGCATCCAGCGCTTTGCCACCTCTCAGGCAGCGGGGCTGCTGGTCGTCGAGGCAGCGCTGCAACCCCTGGGCAAGAAGCCCTACGACTTCTATTACCGGTACCGCTGGCTGGACGCCAGCGGCAGCGCTGTGGGAAAGCCGGACACATGGCGTCCGGGTTCGGTGATGGTGTCGGATACGCCCCGGCTGCTGAAAGGCCAGGCGCCCGTGCCCGAGGCCGTGGATTTCCGTCTGGAGCTGGCCAAGGAACGGCCCGAGCCCTGACAGCCGTCCAGGCGCGCCGTCGCGCTACTGATCGGGTGCGACGCGGTTGCGTCGCACGCTCACCTTCAGCAGGCTCAGGCCACGGTACAGCGTCTCGCGGTCCTGGTCGCTCAGGTCGCTGAAGAGACGCTTGATCCACGCTTCGTGCTCTCGCGCCATGACGGCGAAGGCCTTGCGACCTTGCGGCGTCAGGCGCAGGACCGACACGCGGCGGTCGCTGGCGGCGTTGCTGCGGGAGATCAGGCCTTCCTTCTCCAACTGCTGGGTGATGCCCGTGATGTTGCCGTTGGTGACCATCATGCGGCGCGACAATTCCCCCATCTTCAGGCCGTCGGGAACGCGCTCGAGCTGGGCGAGCAGGTCGAAGCGGGGCAGGGTGATGTCGAAGCGTTCCCGCAGCCGGGTGCGCATCTCGGTCTGGACGAGGTTGAAACAGGTCATGATGCGCAGCCAGACGCGCAGGTCATCATGTCCGTCGGGTAGCGGTCGGGTCTCGAGGTCTGGATGATCAGTCATTGTTGCTTTCTGGATAGCGATGAAGTGGCCACTGCCACGCTTGATCGCTGCAAATGTAACCCTGATTGTTCCATTGTGGCGAACTTAATACTGTGTATGCACTCAGTATTTTTCGTCAAGGCGCCGTCATGGGCGGGTGATAAAATCCGCAACCTGCTGCCGCTCGCCGAGAAACGAGTGGCAGTTTTGGCGTCTGGGACCTACTGTTTGCAGGCGTGGCGGCCGTTTCCCGCCATGCGCCCGCCAGATCTTCGCACGTCCTGGCGGCGTGTTTTCCAGGACTTGCGGCATTTCCCTTGCCGGTAAACCGCGCGGCGCGGACTGGCCTTCTACGACCATTTTCCGGAAGTCTGACAACATGGCCCACCTGGGTTTGCGTGGTAAATCGCTGGTGGCGCTGATCCTGGCATGCCTGCTGGCCCTGGTGCCCGCGGGGCTCGCCGGCTGGCTGGCCGTCGACAACGTCAGGGAACATTTTGGCGCGGCCTATGCGCGCAATTTCACGCAGCTGAACCTGCAGCGCATCCTGGGGCCGCTGTCGCGTGAACTGGCGCTGTCGCGCCGCCTGGCGAATTCCGAGTTGACGCACCAGTGGCTGCGCGCCGAAAACGACCCGGCCCGCCGCGCCATGTTCTTTCGCGAAGCCGAAAGCTATCGCCGTGACCTCGCCGACCGCGCCTATTTCCTGGTCAGCGAGTCGTCGGGCAACTATTACTACAACGACGACGAGAAGCCGTTCTCCGACGCCTCGCGCTACACGCTGGAGCGGGCGAACCCGAAGGACAGCTGGTTCTACGTGACCGTCATGGGCGGGTCGGACTACACGCTCAACATCAATACCGACCGCGAACTGGGCTTGACCCGTATCTGGCTCAACGTCCTGATCAAGGATGGCGACACGCCGCTGGGGCTGGCCGGGGCCAGCCTGGACCTGAGCGACTTCCTGTCCGACTTCGTCAATACGGGCGAAGTGGGCGTGACGCCGGTCGTGCTGGATGCCAATGGCGCCATCCAGGCCCATCCCGACAAGACGCGCATCGCGCTGAACTCGGCCATCGGTCCCTCGACCAGCGACAGCCGCCTGTCCGATCTCGTGGATGACAGCGCCGGCAAGGACGCCCTGCATGATGCGATGCTGCGCGCGCGCGCCGAACGCGGATCGGTGCAGGCGCTGAACGTCACCATGGAAGGCCGCCCGCAACTGCTGGCCCTGGCCTTCGTGCCCGAGCTGAACTGGTATGTCCTGACCGCCGTGGACCTGCGCGCGGCCAAGATCCTCGACCGCGACTGGATGCTGCCCACGCTGCTCACCCTCGTCCTGCTGCTGGGTGCGCTGCTGCTTGGCTTCGGCTATCTGGTCGAGCGGCTCGTGCTGTCGCCGCTGCGCCGCCTGCAGCATTCGGCGCGCGCCATTGCCCAGGGGCGCTATGAAGTGTCGCTGCCGAGCCGTGGCAAGGACGAGATCGGCGACCTGACCCGTGCCTTCGGCATGATGGCCGACAAGGTGCGCAGCCATACGGCCGAGCTCGAGTCGAAGGTGCGCGAGCGCACGTCGGCGCTCGAGGCCGCCAACCGCGAGATGGCGGTGGCACAGAAGAAGATTGGCGACTCCATCGACTACGCCAGCCTCATCCAGCAGGCCATCCTGCCGGATCGCCAGCTGACCCAGTCGCTGGGCGTGCGCCACTTCGTGCTGTGGAAGCCGCGTGATGTGGTGGGCGGGGACTTCTATGTGTTCCATGCCGATGGCGCCAACTGCCTGCTGGGCGTGGTGGATTGCGCCGGCCATGGCGTGCCGGGCGCGCTGATGACCATGCTGGCCCGGGCGGCCATCGATGGCGCCATCGCCGAATGCGGCCCGCGCGATCCGGCCGCCATCCTGGCGCGCACCGACCAGACCTTGCGCAGCATGCTGGCCGATGCCCAATTGCCGCGTGCGCTGGCCACGAACCTGGATGCCGGCCTGGTCTACGTCGACCGCGAGGCCAAGGCCTTGCGTTTCGCGGGCGCCAAGATCTCGCTCTATGCCAGCGATGGCGAGCAGGTGCGCGAGTTCAAGGGCGGGCGCCGCGGCCTGTTCGACCGCCGCGAGCCCGAGCTGGACAATATCGCGCTTGACCTGTCGCAAGGCTGGACGTTCTATCTCAGCACCGACGGCTTCCTCGACCAGTCGGGCGGCGACCATGGATTTGGTTTCGGTAACACACGGTTCACGCAAATGCTGAAGGAGTGCGCGAGAATGCCGCTTGCGGAGCAATCCGAGGCATTTGCACAGCGCCTGACGCATTACCAGGGTGAGAACCCCCAGCGCGACGACATTACGATATTGGCTTTCCGATTTGATTGATCGCTTTCCGACAGGATACGACGCACCATGAATGCCCCCGAGCTATACGCGCTGCGCGAGCGGTTCAATAGCGACCGCACGCTGCTCTGCTTCAATGGCCCGATTTCGCGCAGCCTCATTGAAGAAATCGGCAAGGCGCTGAAGAACTACCTGGAGCAGGAACAGGCGCAGCCTCGTGCTGCCACCGACGTGTTCGCGGTCTATATTGAAATGACGCAGAACATCCGCCATTACGCCGTCACGCGAGGCTTTTCCGAGCTGGATTCGGCCGCCACGGTGGTCATCGCCCGCGATGACCTGGGCCGCTACGTGGTGTCGGCAGGCAACAGCGTCGAGCCCGAGGACGGCCAGGCGCTGCTGAAGGCCGTGGAGTCGCTGTCGGGCCTCGACAAGAACGCGCTCAAGGCGCTCTACAAGGAACAACTGCGCAAGCCGCGCGACCAGGAGGCCGCCACCGGCGCCGGCCTGGGTCTCATCGACATCGCGCGCAAGTCCAGCGCACCCCTCAGCGCGACGCTCAGCCACACCATCGGCCAGCGCGCATTCTTCAGTTTGAGCGTGGTCATCTGACCCCGAACTACTTGCCAACGACCATGAACGACCTGAATATTTCCGCCACCCAGTCGACGCCCAGTGTCTCGGCCGATTTCGAGCGGGGCATCCTGCACATGCGGGGCGACTCCTATCCCGAGAACTCCTTCGAGCTGTTCGGTCCCGTGATCCGCTGGGTCGAGGAATACCTGGGCAGCACCGACAAGCCGCTGCGCCTGGAGCTTGAGCTGCTGTACCTGAACACCAGCAGCGTCAAGGCCATGATGGACATCCTCGACCTCGTCGAGGAAGCCTATCGCGCCAAGCGTGACGTGTCGCTGCGCTGGGTCTATGACCAGCAGAACGAGCGCGTCGCCGAACTGGCCGAGGAATTCAAGGAAGATTGTTCCTTTCCGTTCGAGATCACGAGCCGGTAATGAAAACGCACGGAGAGG from Orrella dioscoreae includes the following:
- the ppc gene encoding phosphoenolpyruvate carboxylase, whose translation is MRTPRPQSSSDEPLRDGIRLLGRLLGEVIKECEGKPAFDTIETLRRSAVRFRREGRAADARRMRDKVGQLRGEDANAVARAFSYFLHLANIAEDHEQNKQQRADTLAQTAPARGSVRGALAVLKEQGVTGARLRKLLADACVVPVLTAHPTEVQRKSTLDLHRLIAQALARREGELTGSEREDIDLELLGRITTLWQTRMLRESRLTVADEIENALSYYRSTFLPVIPRLYADLARLVEGEPRSPFAAAPEPLQPFLRMGSWIGGDRDGNPNVDAGTLEHALLRQATVLFDHYLLEVHALGQELSATRWLTQVSPALLALGETGGDDSPHRRDEPYRRALVGMYNRVAATAQALTGQDLARRPTRPAPAYAAPAELAADLAVLAESLAAHHGAPVARLRLNALRQSVEVFGFHLATLDLRQSSDVHERTLTELFQRAGVQHEGALLDYASLDEAQRVALLRAELAQGRPLASPWIEYSEETRREMAVLRAAAEGRARYGEAALRQTIVSHTETLSDLLEVLVLQKETGLLPAPGADGSPAPDGGLMVVPLFETIPDLENGPDIMARFLDLPEVRARVRGAQGGVQEVMLGYSDSNKDGGFLTSNWALYQAERALVDVFNERGIALRLFHGRGGTVGRGGGSSFDAILAQPPGTVAGQIRLTEQGEVIQSKYKDAEVGRWHLELLVSATLEASQAPRSRAASDEDAYMARYGDVVSHLSEAAQRAYRSLVYDTPGFAQYFFAATPINEIAGLNIGSRPASRKGGQRIEDLRAIPWGFSWSQCRLLLTGWYGVGTAIQDYLADGAPGAPGSRKARLAQLREMAGAWPFFRVLLSNMEMVLAKTDLAIAARYAELVPQKALRERIFGRIADEHARTLAVFKEITQRELLADNPALAASLRERFAYIDPLNALQVEVLRRHRAGLKRGTALADTPKPMQRAIHLTINGIAAGLRNSG
- the queC gene encoding 7-cyano-7-deazaguanine synthase QueC, giving the protein MSAPSPAVLSAERRALVLFSGGQDSSTCLAWALSRYAHVETVAFDYGQRHRIELDARLEVLAGVRAQFPEWAARLGEDHLLDLGVLGQVSDTALTQDRAIEMQANGLPNTFVPGRNLLFLTLAAALGYRRGLDVLVGGMCETDFSGYPDCRDDTIKAQQVALGLGMGTRVLIETPLMWLDKAQTWALARALGGDALVDLIVERSHTCYLGERGARHGWGYGCGTCPACALRAQGWLKWRQA
- a CDS encoding XdhC family protein, with protein sequence MDSVDLEVLHRSNQWLAQGRRALLVTVVQTWGSSPRPEGAMLVVREDGAVTGSVSGGCIEDDIIDRVRRQGITDGLPQSLRYGVSADEAHRFGLPCGGTIQLVMEPLTAASGIDALLARVQAGELVQRTLDMKTGSATLTRASARDMLAFDGEHLITVHGPRYRMLVIGAGQLSEYLCQAALGLDFRVTVCDPREEYADNWPVQGVELVRDMPDDVVMAMNLDERCAVITLTHDPKLDDLALMEALRTPAFYIGALGSRRNNEARRERLLAFDLTLAQVARLRGPAGIYIGSKTPPEIAISILAEVIAAKNNVSLPDILGVEGAKHARKIAANTASGCLVSPPR
- the argJ gene encoding bifunctional glutamate N-acetyltransferase/amino-acid acetyltransferase ArgJ, with protein sequence MAVNLNIPDDSDVFAVPGVEIGVTEAGVRKANRRDLTVFRLAEGSTVAGVFTRNRFRAAPVQVCEAHLSAGLPIRALVINTGNANAGTGPQGLAAANATCDALAKALQLDARQVLPFSTGVILEQLPVDRIVAGLPAAIGKLGPDNWVQAAHGIMTTDTLPKIHSSRHALDGKTVTITGVSKGAGMIRPNMATMLGYLATDAGIAQPLLTELARELADVSFNRITVDGDTSTNDSFIVIATGKSGLSIESRQDPHFPAVRAALAAAATDLAQKIVRDAEGATKFMTIRVEEAADTEEALKVAYAVAHSPLVKTAFYASDPNLGRILAAVGYAGIADLDTATVRLWLDDVLVATGGGRNPDYREEDGQRVMKQAEILVRIALGRGHVADTVYTCDFSHEYVSINADYRS
- a CDS encoding DUF1425 domain-containing protein, coding for MNPRFANVRRQVPVACLAALLALAGCSLPPLSGGNGAGVPRYAATAEVAQKIEGGKGVSGVRIQRFATSQAAGLLVVEAALQPLGKKPYDFYYRYRWLDASGSAVGKPDTWRPGSVMVSDTPRLLKGQAPVPEAVDFRLELAKERPEP
- a CDS encoding MarR family winged helix-turn-helix transcriptional regulator — protein: MTDHPDLETRPLPDGHDDLRVWLRIMTCFNLVQTEMRTRLRERFDITLPRFDLLAQLERVPDGLKMGELSRRMMVTNGNITGITQQLEKEGLISRSNAASDRRVSVLRLTPQGRKAFAVMAREHEAWIKRLFSDLSDQDRETLYRGLSLLKVSVRRNRVAPDQ
- the siaA gene encoding biofilm regulation protein phosphatase SiaA (SiaB is a threonine kinase acting on SiaC; SiaA is the matching phosphatase.), producing the protein MAHLGLRGKSLVALILACLLALVPAGLAGWLAVDNVREHFGAAYARNFTQLNLQRILGPLSRELALSRRLANSELTHQWLRAENDPARRAMFFREAESYRRDLADRAYFLVSESSGNYYYNDDEKPFSDASRYTLERANPKDSWFYVTVMGGSDYTLNINTDRELGLTRIWLNVLIKDGDTPLGLAGASLDLSDFLSDFVNTGEVGVTPVVLDANGAIQAHPDKTRIALNSAIGPSTSDSRLSDLVDDSAGKDALHDAMLRARAERGSVQALNVTMEGRPQLLALAFVPELNWYVLTAVDLRAAKILDRDWMLPTLLTLVLLLGALLLGFGYLVERLVLSPLRRLQHSARAIAQGRYEVSLPSRGKDEIGDLTRAFGMMADKVRSHTAELESKVRERTSALEAANREMAVAQKKIGDSIDYASLIQQAILPDRQLTQSLGVRHFVLWKPRDVVGGDFYVFHADGANCLLGVVDCAGHGVPGALMTMLARAAIDGAIAECGPRDPAAILARTDQTLRSMLADAQLPRALATNLDAGLVYVDREAKALRFAGAKISLYASDGEQVREFKGGRRGLFDRREPELDNIALDLSQGWTFYLSTDGFLDQSGGDHGFGFGNTRFTQMLKECARMPLAEQSEAFAQRLTHYQGENPQRDDITILAFRFD
- the siaB gene encoding biofilm regulation protein kinase SiaB, whose amino-acid sequence is MNAPELYALRERFNSDRTLLCFNGPISRSLIEEIGKALKNYLEQEQAQPRAATDVFAVYIEMTQNIRHYAVTRGFSELDSAATVVIARDDLGRYVVSAGNSVEPEDGQALLKAVESLSGLDKNALKALYKEQLRKPRDQEAATGAGLGLIDIARKSSAPLSATLSHTIGQRAFFSLSVVI
- the siaC gene encoding biofilm regulation phosphoprotein SiaC; protein product: MNDLNISATQSTPSVSADFERGILHMRGDSYPENSFELFGPVIRWVEEYLGSTDKPLRLELELLYLNTSSVKAMMDILDLVEEAYRAKRDVSLRWVYDQQNERVAELAEEFKEDCSFPFEITSR